The following nucleotide sequence is from Candidatus Woesearchaeota archaeon.
TGGAACCATTTCATCCAAAATTGATTATAGAACTGGAGGAGTTAGTGCAGATTATACTGCCGAAGATCTTATTGATATGTGTCCAGAATTATTAGATATTGCAAACTTTAAAGCTCAAAAAGTTATGAGTGTCATGAGTGAAGATTTAAATTATAAAGATTGGCAAAAAATGGCAACTTTTGCTGCAAAAGAATTAAACAGCGAAGCAGACGGAGTAATTCTAACTCAAGGAACAGACACATTGCATTTTTCTACTGCAGCACTTTCATTTATGTTGCCAAAACTTAACAAACCAATAGTATTCACAGCATCCCAAAGAAGTATTGATAGAGGCTCAAGTGATGCATACATGAATCTTATATGTTCAACAATTGCTGCAAGTAATTTTTCGGGTGCAGAAGTTGTTTCTTGTTTACATGGAACTAGTAGTGATGATTATTGCATCCTTAATCGAGGAACTAAAGTAAGAAAAATGCATACTTCACGAAGAGATGCATTTAGACCAATAAATGATATTCCTTTTGCAAAAGTTTGGCCAAATAAAAAAATCGAAATAACTAATAATACATTTAGATCCAGATCAGATTTTGAAGTCGTGCCAGATACAAAATTTGAACCTAAAGTAGCACTCATTCAAGTTTATCCTGGAATGGATAGAGACATTATTGATTTTTACATAGATAAAGGTTACAAAGGACTTGTTCTAAGCGCAACTGCACTAGGCCACATTCCTACAGTAAACAAAGAATTATCATTAATACCTAAACTTGAACGTGCACGCCAAGAAGGAATTCCAGTAGTTATTGCATCACAAACATTATACGGTCGAACACACCCATTTGTTTATACTAATCTTAGAAAATTATCTATGCAATTAAATTGTATTTTTGTAGAAGATATGATTCCTGAAACTGCTTATGTTAAATTAAGTTGGGTTTTAGGACACACAAAAGAAATAGCAGAAATTAAAAAACAAATGTTAACTAATGTTTCTGGAGAAATTAATCCAATTATAGATGAGAGAAGTTACCTTAATTAAAAATATTGAGATT
It contains:
- the gatD gene encoding Glu-tRNA(Gln) amidotransferase subunit GatD, which translates into the protein MANYEQGDIVKVICKDRTVEGILMPRPDILEDNITVIKLENGYNIGIANSNIKTIELITKYKPKQIKQKNIKPNPKLNNVSLLSTGGTISSKIDYRTGGVSADYTAEDLIDMCPELLDIANFKAQKVMSVMSEDLNYKDWQKMATFAAKELNSEADGVILTQGTDTLHFSTAALSFMLPKLNKPIVFTASQRSIDRGSSDAYMNLICSTIAASNFSGAEVVSCLHGTSSDDYCILNRGTKVRKMHTSRRDAFRPINDIPFAKVWPNKKIEITNNTFRSRSDFEVVPDTKFEPKVALIQVYPGMDRDIIDFYIDKGYKGLVLSATALGHIPTVNKELSLIPKLERARQEGIPVVIASQTLYGRTHPFVYTNLRKLSMQLNCIFVEDMIPETAYVKLSWVLGHTKEIAEIKKQMLTNVSGEINPIIDERSYLN